The Castanea sativa cultivar Marrone di Chiusa Pesio chromosome 11, ASM4071231v1 genome contains a region encoding:
- the LOC142617111 gene encoding RGS1-HXK1-interacting protein 1 yields the protein MATVAESSEANPIPPLPPPPTPSPSEGHSSNNNNNSAKTLDETTTLWVEYAVQQAQLYQKAIEGALDSALEVSRSRLSQIRSTSSAHFNQTIDSLQDLKSDYATYEDLLVGKIKEGVVIASSHPLITGGVAAGLGLIVLKRPRRFLYYKTLRLFASEESLLSRADSQVKELRQSIDLLKAESEKLEKRALHGEEELLRGRTKLRQAGKQIQGVIRSAYKIERQAGGLKDILGELPRTQASRFRSQVSKLASEAKRERTALTKEVTKISNYGISV from the exons ATGGCGACTGTAGCGGAATCATCGGAAGCGAACCCAAttccaccactaccaccaccaccaacaccatCACCAAGCGAAGGCcacagcagcaacaacaacaacaacagtgCCAAAACCCTAGATGAAACGACGACGCTTTGGGTGGAGTACGCAGTTCAGCAAGCTCAACTTTACCAGAAAGCCATCGAAGGAGCCCTCGATTCCGCTTTGGAAGTCTCCAGATCTCGCCTCTCCCAAATCCGATCCACTTCCTCCGCTCATTTCAACCAAACTATC GATTCTTTACAAGATCTCAAGTCTGATTATGCTACTTATGAGGATTTATTAGTTGGAAAGATTAAAG AGGGTGTTGTTATTGCATCTTCACATCCATTAATTACGGGTGGGGTTGCCGCTGGATTGGGATTGATTGTACTGAAAA GGCCACGGCGTTTCTTGTACTATAAAACCTTGCGCCTTTTTGCTAGTGAAGAG TCCTTACTTTCCAGAGCTGATTCTCAAGTGAAGGAGTTGCGGCAATCAATTGATCTTCTGAAAGCTGAAAGTGAAAAGTTGGAG AAGAGGGCATTACATGGAGAAGAGGAGCTGCTACGTGGAAGGACAAAACTCAG ACAAGCTGGGAAGCAGATTCAAGGTGTGATCCGCTCGGCTTATAAGATCGAAAGACAAGCAGGGG GATTAAAAGATATTCTTGGAGAACTTCCAAGAACGCAAGCTTCTAGGTTCCGGTCACAG GTTTCTAAACTAGCTTCTGAGGCAAAGCGAGAAAGGACTGCTTTGACCAAGGAGGTCACAAAAATTAGCAATTATGGGATCTCAGTTTGA
- the LOC142615414 gene encoding GATA transcription factor 4 gives MDVYGGGGVSSTADSNFPIDDLLDFTNEQLFSSSSSSSTDSDVTPTQNYLPTPLSLTQPIVNNGLNYHHHFSTDFTNDLCAVPSDDVAELEWLSQFVDDSFTDFPTNDLAGATAFRSEASPETGKAKRNGGEPGGSISAAAEGGEVRRCTHCASEKTPQWRTGPLGPKTLCNACGVRFKSGRLVPEYRPAASPTFVLTQHSNSHRKVMELRRQKELTTQQQQEQMYHHHRQVC, from the exons atggatgTGTACGGAGGAGGAGGAGTGTCGAGTACAGCTGATTCTAACTTCCCAATTGATGACCTCTTAGACTTTACCAACGAGCAActcttctcttcctcttcttcctcctccaccGACTCTGACGTTACCCCTACCCAAAATTACCTTCCTAcccccctctctctcactcagcCCATTGTTAATAACGGCCTTAACTACCACCACCACTTCTCCACCGACTTCACCAACGACCTCTGTGCTGTCCCC aGCGATGACGTGGCGGAGCTGGAGTGGCTTTCGCAATTCGTTGACGACTCGTTCACCGATTTTCCGACGAACGATCTCGCCGGAGCAACTGCATTCCGATCGGAGGCTTCGCCAGAGACGGGAAAAGCGAAGCGGAATGGCGGCGAGCCCGGCGGTTCTATATCGGCGGCGGCGGAGGGGGGAGAGGTGAGGAGGTGCACGCATTGCGCGTCGGAGAAGACGCCGCAGTGGCGGACGGGTCCGCTAGGCCCGAAGACGCTTTGCAACGCGTGCGGCGTTCGGTTCAAGTCGGGTCGGCTCGTGCCCGAGTACCGACCCGCCGCCAGCCCGACTTTCGTGCTGACTCAGCACTCGAACTCGCACCGGAAAGTCATGGAGCTTCGTCGCCAGAAGGAGCTAACGACGCAACAACAGCAAGAGCAAATGTACCACCACCACCGTCAGGTATGCTGA